A single Strix aluco isolate bStrAlu1 chromosome 20, bStrAlu1.hap1, whole genome shotgun sequence DNA region contains:
- the LOC141932556 gene encoding alpha-1-acid glycoprotein-like isoform X2, which produces MATVGVAAILGLAALLPTAGVPCGAPRPDNTTASQLLGTWLYVAGAAQFPQHLLEMLLIDHGHLLVEPRASEQELLLTQHVAVGDQCLTNNSTYFEITAGNTTLVKHAKTHQTMGTLMNLSSEDILLIQYQLQRERTYSGLYLYARNLSVSTAHREEFEHHAKRLGLSEEEIVYAPWKMELCQVKDEKGNSPRTEPAAAVTASSPPPGTHQPGSTGN; this is translated from the exons ATGGCCACGGTCGGGGTCGCCGCCATCCTCGGCCTCGCGGCGCTGCTGCCCACAGCCGGGGTCCCCTGCGGAGCCCCGCGCCCGGACAACACCACAGCATCACAG CTGCTGGGGACGTGGCTGTATGTGGCCGGGGCTGCCCAGTTCCCCCAGCACCTCCTGGAGATGCTGCTCATCGACCACGGCCACCTCCTCGTGGAGCCCCGCGCCAGCGAGCAGGAGCTGCTCCTCACCCAGCACGTGGCCGT GGGGGACCAATGCCTCACCAACAACTCCACCTACTTCGAAATCACCGCCGGTAACACCACGCTGGTGAAGCACG CCAAGACCCATCAAACCATGGGGACACTGATGAACCTCAGCTCTGAAGACATTTTACTCATCCAGTACCAACTGCAGAGGGAAAGGACGTATTCGGGACTGTATCTCTATG CCCGAAACCTGAGCGTGAGCACAGCCCACCGGGAAGAGTTCGAGCACCACGCCAAGCGCCTGGGACTGAGTGAAGAGGAGATTGTGTATGCGCCGTGGAAAATG GAGCTGTGTCAAGTGAAAGACGAAAAAGGAAACAGCCCACGCACGGAGCCCGCGGCTGCTGTCACAGCATCCTCCCCCCCTCCGGGTACCCACCAGCCTGGGAGCACCGGTAACTAA
- the LOC141932556 gene encoding uncharacterized protein LOC141932556 isoform X1, translating into MWPGLPSSPSTSWRCCSSTTATSSWSPAPASRSCSSPSTWPCKTQPSAGSAPAHLLPRAAAISAQDMSTVSDWFSQGESLSWSLHACYPIPSLPPPLFISTAAGFRGILQVWQVPSPAGVDAAGHRQGEDLSRGEDLCRGPCATAANCRAWKAVSSPGSDVKGMNFSVPTQAGLCSFSYFGVENILPPRSQDKAETTSCGWRGDQCLTNNSTYFEITAGNTTLVKHAKTHQTMGTLMNLSSEDILLIQYQLQRERTYSGLYLYARNLSVSTAHREEFEHHAKRLGLSEEEIVYAPWKMELCQVKDEKGNSPRTEPAAAVTASSPPPGTHQPGSTGN; encoded by the exons ATGTGGCCGGGGCTGCCCAGTTCCCCCAGCACCTCCTGGAGATGCTGCTCATCGACCACGGCCACCTCCTCGTGGAGCCCCGCGCCAGCGAGCAGGAGCTGCTCCTCACCCAGCACGTGGCCGTGTAAGACGCAGCCCTCGgctggctctgccccagcccatctcctccCGCGTGCTGCAGCCATTTCAGCACAAGATATGAGCACGGTTTCAGACTGGTTTTCTCAAGGAGAGAGTCTCTCCTGGTCGCTCCATGCATGCTATCccatcccctctcttcctccccccttaTTTATTTCAACAGCCGCCGGGTTTAGGGGAATTTTGCAGGTCTGGCAGGTACCAAGCCCTGCAGGCGTGGATGCTGCAGGACACAGGCAAGGAGAAGACCTCTCCAGAGGAGAAGACCTTTGCAGAGGTCCCTGCGCCACAGCTGCTAACTGCCGAGCATGGAAAGCTGTTTCCTCCCCAGGGTCAGACGTTAAGGGGATGAATTTTTCTGTGCCAACGCAAGCAGGTCTTTGCAGTTTCAGTTATTTCGGGGTGGAAAATATCTTGCCACCAAGGAGCCAGGACAAGGCTGAGACCACAAGCTGCGGGTGGAG GGGGGACCAATGCCTCACCAACAACTCCACCTACTTCGAAATCACCGCCGGTAACACCACGCTGGTGAAGCACG CCAAGACCCATCAAACCATGGGGACACTGATGAACCTCAGCTCTGAAGACATTTTACTCATCCAGTACCAACTGCAGAGGGAAAGGACGTATTCGGGACTGTATCTCTATG CCCGAAACCTGAGCGTGAGCACAGCCCACCGGGAAGAGTTCGAGCACCACGCCAAGCGCCTGGGACTGAGTGAAGAGGAGATTGTGTATGCGCCGTGGAAAATG GAGCTGTGTCAAGTGAAAGACGAAAAAGGAAACAGCCCACGCACGGAGCCCGCGGCTGCTGTCACAGCATCCTCCCCCCCTCCGGGTACCCACCAGCCTGGGAGCACCGGTAACTAA
- the SLC25A25 gene encoding mitochondrial adenyl nucleotide antiporter SLC25A25 isoform X3, with protein sequence MLSGAAMLQTLWHFLFSFFPRAICQGPADEKEDEARNTTPLPGPGEKGPKMLGKPQDRGTDPTERRPTILLVVGPAEHFPKKIVKAGDKDLDGQLDFEEFVHYLQDHEKKLRLVFKSLDKKNDGRIDAQEIVQSLRDLGVKISEQQAEKILKRIRTGHFWGPVTYMDKNGTMTIDWNEWRDYHLLHPVENIPEIILYWKHSTIFDVGENLTVPDEFTVEERQTGMWWRHLVAGGGAGAVSRTCTAPLDRLKVLMQVHASRSNNMCIVGGFTQMIREGGPRSLWRGNGINVLKIAPESAIKFMAYEQIKRFIGTDQEMLRIHERLLAGSLAGAIAQSSIYPMEVLKTRMALRKTGQYSGMLDCAKNILSKEGMAAFYKGYIPNMLGIIPYAGIDLAVYETLKNAWLQRYAVNSADPGVFVLLACGTISSTCGQLASYPLALVRTRMQAQASVEGAPEVTMRGLFKHILKTEGAFGLYRGLAPNFMKVIPAVSISYVVYENLKMTLGVQSR encoded by the exons ATGCTCTCTGGAGCAGCAATGCTGCAGACCCTTTGGCATTTTCTGTTTAGCTTCTTTCCCAGGGCCATATGCCAAGGTCCTGCAGATGAAAAAGAGGATGAGGCCAGAAACACCACCCCACTTCCAGGCCCCGGGGAGAAAGGGCCAAAGATGTTGGGGAAGCCACAGGACAGAGGGACTGATCCCACTGAAAGGAGACCAACTATCCTACTGGTGGTTGGACCCGCAGAGCATTTTCCAAAG AAAATTGTGAAGGCTGGAGACAAGGACCTGGATGGACAGCTGGATTTTGAGGAATTCGTTCACTATCTCCAAGATCATGAAAAGAAGCTGAGACTGGTTTTCAAGAGTTTGGATAAGAAGAATGATG GCCGTATTGATGCCCAGGAGATTGTACAGTCTCTTCGGGACTTGGGGGTCAAGATCTCTGAACAGCAGgctgagaaaatactgaagag AATAAGGACGGGACACTTCTGGGGTCCTGTCACCTA CATGGATAAAAACGGGACAATGACAATTGATTGGAATGAGTGGCGAGACTATCACCTGCTGCACCCAGTGGAGAACATTCCTGAAATCATCCTGTACTGGAAGCACTCCACG ATCTTTGATGTAGGAGAGAATTTGACCGTCCCTGATGAGTTCACAGTGGAAGAGAGGCAGACAGGGATGTGGTGGAGACATCTGGTTGCAGGTGGAGGTGCAGGTGCCGTGTCCAGAACCTGTACAGCTCCCTTGGACCGCTTGAAAGTGCTCATGCAG GTTCATGCCTCCCGCAGTAACAACATGTGCATCGTTGGCGGTTTTACTCAAATGATCCGAGAGGGTGGACCAAGGTCGCTGTGGCGAGGGAATGGCATCAATGTGTTGAAGATTGCACCGGAATCCGCCATTAAGTTCATGGCTTACGAGCAG ATCAAGCGGTTCATCGGTACCGACCAAGAAATGCTGAGGATTCACGAGCGGCTGTTAGCTGGTTCTCTGGCTGGGGCCATTGCGCAGAGCAGCATCTACCCGATGGAG GTTCTGAAAACACGGATGGCTCTAAGGAAGACAGGGCAATATTCAGGCATGTTGGATTGTGCCAAAAACATCCTTTCGAAGGAAGGAATGGCTGCCTTCTACAAAGGCTACATCCCCAACATGCTAGGAATCATTCCGTATGCTGGTATTGACCTGGCAGTCTATGAG ACACTAAAAAACGCCTGGTTGCAACGCTATGCTGTCAACAGTGCTGACCCGGGAGTCTTCGTTCTGCTGGCTTGTGGCACCATCTCCAGTACCTGCGGGCAGCTCGCCAGTTACCCGCTGGCTCTTGTGAGGACACGCATGCAGGCCCAAG CTTCAGTGGAGGGTGCTCCTGAAGTGACGATGAGGGGACTCTTTAAACACATTCTGAAGACAGAGGGAGCATTTGGTCTTTACCGGGGTCTGGCGCCGAACTTTATGAAGGTGATCCCAGCTGTGAGCATCAGCTATGTGGTTTATGAAAACTTGAAGATGACTCTGGGCGTGCAGTCACGGTGA
- the SLC25A25 gene encoding mitochondrial adenyl nucleotide antiporter SLC25A25 isoform X4, whose protein sequence is MLSGAAMLQTLWHFLFSFFPRAICQGPADEKEDEARNTTPLPGPGEKGPKMLGKPQDRGTDPTERRPTILLVVGPAEHFPKKIVKAGDKDLDGQLDFEEFVHYLQDHEKKLRLVFKSLDKKNDGRIDAQEIVQSLRDLGVKISEQQAEKILKSMDKNGTMTIDWNEWRDYHLLHPVENIPEIILYWKHSTIFDVGENLTVPDEFTVEERQTGMWWRHLVAGGGAGAVSRTCTAPLDRLKVLMQVHASRSNNMCIVGGFTQMIREGGPRSLWRGNGINVLKIAPESAIKFMAYEQIKRFIGTDQEMLRIHERLLAGSLAGAIAQSSIYPMEVLKTRMALRKTGQYSGMLDCAKNILSKEGMAAFYKGYIPNMLGIIPYAGIDLAVYETLKNAWLQRYAVNSADPGVFVLLACGTISSTCGQLASYPLALVRTRMQAQASVEGAPEVTMRGLFKHILKTEGAFGLYRGLAPNFMKVIPAVSISYVVYENLKMTLGVQSR, encoded by the exons ATGCTCTCTGGAGCAGCAATGCTGCAGACCCTTTGGCATTTTCTGTTTAGCTTCTTTCCCAGGGCCATATGCCAAGGTCCTGCAGATGAAAAAGAGGATGAGGCCAGAAACACCACCCCACTTCCAGGCCCCGGGGAGAAAGGGCCAAAGATGTTGGGGAAGCCACAGGACAGAGGGACTGATCCCACTGAAAGGAGACCAACTATCCTACTGGTGGTTGGACCCGCAGAGCATTTTCCAAAG AAAATTGTGAAGGCTGGAGACAAGGACCTGGATGGACAGCTGGATTTTGAGGAATTCGTTCACTATCTCCAAGATCATGAAAAGAAGCTGAGACTGGTTTTCAAGAGTTTGGATAAGAAGAATGATG GCCGTATTGATGCCCAGGAGATTGTACAGTCTCTTCGGGACTTGGGGGTCAAGATCTCTGAACAGCAGgctgagaaaatactgaagag CATGGATAAAAACGGGACAATGACAATTGATTGGAATGAGTGGCGAGACTATCACCTGCTGCACCCAGTGGAGAACATTCCTGAAATCATCCTGTACTGGAAGCACTCCACG ATCTTTGATGTAGGAGAGAATTTGACCGTCCCTGATGAGTTCACAGTGGAAGAGAGGCAGACAGGGATGTGGTGGAGACATCTGGTTGCAGGTGGAGGTGCAGGTGCCGTGTCCAGAACCTGTACAGCTCCCTTGGACCGCTTGAAAGTGCTCATGCAG GTTCATGCCTCCCGCAGTAACAACATGTGCATCGTTGGCGGTTTTACTCAAATGATCCGAGAGGGTGGACCAAGGTCGCTGTGGCGAGGGAATGGCATCAATGTGTTGAAGATTGCACCGGAATCCGCCATTAAGTTCATGGCTTACGAGCAG ATCAAGCGGTTCATCGGTACCGACCAAGAAATGCTGAGGATTCACGAGCGGCTGTTAGCTGGTTCTCTGGCTGGGGCCATTGCGCAGAGCAGCATCTACCCGATGGAG GTTCTGAAAACACGGATGGCTCTAAGGAAGACAGGGCAATATTCAGGCATGTTGGATTGTGCCAAAAACATCCTTTCGAAGGAAGGAATGGCTGCCTTCTACAAAGGCTACATCCCCAACATGCTAGGAATCATTCCGTATGCTGGTATTGACCTGGCAGTCTATGAG ACACTAAAAAACGCCTGGTTGCAACGCTATGCTGTCAACAGTGCTGACCCGGGAGTCTTCGTTCTGCTGGCTTGTGGCACCATCTCCAGTACCTGCGGGCAGCTCGCCAGTTACCCGCTGGCTCTTGTGAGGACACGCATGCAGGCCCAAG CTTCAGTGGAGGGTGCTCCTGAAGTGACGATGAGGGGACTCTTTAAACACATTCTGAAGACAGAGGGAGCATTTGGTCTTTACCGGGGTCTGGCGCCGAACTTTATGAAGGTGATCCCAGCTGTGAGCATCAGCTATGTGGTTTATGAAAACTTGAAGATGACTCTGGGCGTGCAGTCACGGTGA
- the SLC25A25 gene encoding mitochondrial adenyl nucleotide antiporter SLC25A25 isoform X6, whose protein sequence is MLCLCLYVPVFGESQTEFEYFESKGLPAELKSIFRLSLFIPSQEFSTYRQWKQKIVKAGDKDLDGQLDFEEFVHYLQDHEKKLRLVFKSLDKKNDGRIDAQEIVQSLRDLGVKISEQQAEKILKSMDKNGTMTIDWNEWRDYHLLHPVENIPEIILYWKHSTIFDVGENLTVPDEFTVEERQTGMWWRHLVAGGGAGAVSRTCTAPLDRLKVLMQVHASRSNNMCIVGGFTQMIREGGPRSLWRGNGINVLKIAPESAIKFMAYEQIKRFIGTDQEMLRIHERLLAGSLAGAIAQSSIYPMEVLKTRMALRKTGQYSGMLDCAKNILSKEGMAAFYKGYIPNMLGIIPYAGIDLAVYETLKNAWLQRYAVNSADPGVFVLLACGTISSTCGQLASYPLALVRTRMQAQASVEGAPEVTMRGLFKHILKTEGAFGLYRGLAPNFMKVIPAVSISYVVYENLKMTLGVQSR, encoded by the exons ATGCTCTGCCTCTGTCTGTATGTGCCAGTGTTTGGGGAGTCGCAGACAGAGTTTGAATATTTTGAGTCGAAGGGGCTGCCGGCTGAACTCAAATCCATCTTCCGACTCAGCCTCTTCATTCCTTCCCAGGAGTTCTCCACCTACCGCCAGTGGAAGCAG AAAATTGTGAAGGCTGGAGACAAGGACCTGGATGGACAGCTGGATTTTGAGGAATTCGTTCACTATCTCCAAGATCATGAAAAGAAGCTGAGACTGGTTTTCAAGAGTTTGGATAAGAAGAATGATG GCCGTATTGATGCCCAGGAGATTGTACAGTCTCTTCGGGACTTGGGGGTCAAGATCTCTGAACAGCAGgctgagaaaatactgaagag CATGGATAAAAACGGGACAATGACAATTGATTGGAATGAGTGGCGAGACTATCACCTGCTGCACCCAGTGGAGAACATTCCTGAAATCATCCTGTACTGGAAGCACTCCACG ATCTTTGATGTAGGAGAGAATTTGACCGTCCCTGATGAGTTCACAGTGGAAGAGAGGCAGACAGGGATGTGGTGGAGACATCTGGTTGCAGGTGGAGGTGCAGGTGCCGTGTCCAGAACCTGTACAGCTCCCTTGGACCGCTTGAAAGTGCTCATGCAG GTTCATGCCTCCCGCAGTAACAACATGTGCATCGTTGGCGGTTTTACTCAAATGATCCGAGAGGGTGGACCAAGGTCGCTGTGGCGAGGGAATGGCATCAATGTGTTGAAGATTGCACCGGAATCCGCCATTAAGTTCATGGCTTACGAGCAG ATCAAGCGGTTCATCGGTACCGACCAAGAAATGCTGAGGATTCACGAGCGGCTGTTAGCTGGTTCTCTGGCTGGGGCCATTGCGCAGAGCAGCATCTACCCGATGGAG GTTCTGAAAACACGGATGGCTCTAAGGAAGACAGGGCAATATTCAGGCATGTTGGATTGTGCCAAAAACATCCTTTCGAAGGAAGGAATGGCTGCCTTCTACAAAGGCTACATCCCCAACATGCTAGGAATCATTCCGTATGCTGGTATTGACCTGGCAGTCTATGAG ACACTAAAAAACGCCTGGTTGCAACGCTATGCTGTCAACAGTGCTGACCCGGGAGTCTTCGTTCTGCTGGCTTGTGGCACCATCTCCAGTACCTGCGGGCAGCTCGCCAGTTACCCGCTGGCTCTTGTGAGGACACGCATGCAGGCCCAAG CTTCAGTGGAGGGTGCTCCTGAAGTGACGATGAGGGGACTCTTTAAACACATTCTGAAGACAGAGGGAGCATTTGGTCTTTACCGGGGTCTGGCGCCGAACTTTATGAAGGTGATCCCAGCTGTGAGCATCAGCTATGTGGTTTATGAAAACTTGAAGATGACTCTGGGCGTGCAGTCACGGTGA
- the SLC25A25 gene encoding mitochondrial adenyl nucleotide antiporter SLC25A25 isoform X5 has translation MLCLCLYVPVFGESQTEFEYFESKGLPAELKSIFRLSLFIPSQEFSTYRQWKQKIVKAGDKDLDGQLDFEEFVHYLQDHEKKLRLVFKSLDKKNDGRIDAQEIVQSLRDLGVKISEQQAEKILKRIRTGHFWGPVTYMDKNGTMTIDWNEWRDYHLLHPVENIPEIILYWKHSTIFDVGENLTVPDEFTVEERQTGMWWRHLVAGGGAGAVSRTCTAPLDRLKVLMQVHASRSNNMCIVGGFTQMIREGGPRSLWRGNGINVLKIAPESAIKFMAYEQIKRFIGTDQEMLRIHERLLAGSLAGAIAQSSIYPMEVLKTRMALRKTGQYSGMLDCAKNILSKEGMAAFYKGYIPNMLGIIPYAGIDLAVYETLKNAWLQRYAVNSADPGVFVLLACGTISSTCGQLASYPLALVRTRMQAQASVEGAPEVTMRGLFKHILKTEGAFGLYRGLAPNFMKVIPAVSISYVVYENLKMTLGVQSR, from the exons ATGCTCTGCCTCTGTCTGTATGTGCCAGTGTTTGGGGAGTCGCAGACAGAGTTTGAATATTTTGAGTCGAAGGGGCTGCCGGCTGAACTCAAATCCATCTTCCGACTCAGCCTCTTCATTCCTTCCCAGGAGTTCTCCACCTACCGCCAGTGGAAGCAG AAAATTGTGAAGGCTGGAGACAAGGACCTGGATGGACAGCTGGATTTTGAGGAATTCGTTCACTATCTCCAAGATCATGAAAAGAAGCTGAGACTGGTTTTCAAGAGTTTGGATAAGAAGAATGATG GCCGTATTGATGCCCAGGAGATTGTACAGTCTCTTCGGGACTTGGGGGTCAAGATCTCTGAACAGCAGgctgagaaaatactgaagag AATAAGGACGGGACACTTCTGGGGTCCTGTCACCTA CATGGATAAAAACGGGACAATGACAATTGATTGGAATGAGTGGCGAGACTATCACCTGCTGCACCCAGTGGAGAACATTCCTGAAATCATCCTGTACTGGAAGCACTCCACG ATCTTTGATGTAGGAGAGAATTTGACCGTCCCTGATGAGTTCACAGTGGAAGAGAGGCAGACAGGGATGTGGTGGAGACATCTGGTTGCAGGTGGAGGTGCAGGTGCCGTGTCCAGAACCTGTACAGCTCCCTTGGACCGCTTGAAAGTGCTCATGCAG GTTCATGCCTCCCGCAGTAACAACATGTGCATCGTTGGCGGTTTTACTCAAATGATCCGAGAGGGTGGACCAAGGTCGCTGTGGCGAGGGAATGGCATCAATGTGTTGAAGATTGCACCGGAATCCGCCATTAAGTTCATGGCTTACGAGCAG ATCAAGCGGTTCATCGGTACCGACCAAGAAATGCTGAGGATTCACGAGCGGCTGTTAGCTGGTTCTCTGGCTGGGGCCATTGCGCAGAGCAGCATCTACCCGATGGAG GTTCTGAAAACACGGATGGCTCTAAGGAAGACAGGGCAATATTCAGGCATGTTGGATTGTGCCAAAAACATCCTTTCGAAGGAAGGAATGGCTGCCTTCTACAAAGGCTACATCCCCAACATGCTAGGAATCATTCCGTATGCTGGTATTGACCTGGCAGTCTATGAG ACACTAAAAAACGCCTGGTTGCAACGCTATGCTGTCAACAGTGCTGACCCGGGAGTCTTCGTTCTGCTGGCTTGTGGCACCATCTCCAGTACCTGCGGGCAGCTCGCCAGTTACCCGCTGGCTCTTGTGAGGACACGCATGCAGGCCCAAG CTTCAGTGGAGGGTGCTCCTGAAGTGACGATGAGGGGACTCTTTAAACACATTCTGAAGACAGAGGGAGCATTTGGTCTTTACCGGGGTCTGGCGCCGAACTTTATGAAGGTGATCCCAGCTGTGAGCATCAGCTATGTGGTTTATGAAAACTTGAAGATGACTCTGGGCGTGCAGTCACGGTGA